TGGCGGCATCCCGAAGAACGTGCGGCTGCACGTGGCGGACCGGCTGTACCAAACGCTGCCGCTCTACTCGCACCTGGGGACGACCGGGGTGTACGTGTACGCCGGTGACATCGACGTCACCGGACGTGCGGCGACGGTCACGGCCGAGTCGCAGGTGCGGAACGAGCGGGCGACGGCGCAGAGCGTGCGGTATGGCGTGACGGTGGCGGAGACCGACGGCCGCGTGGTGCGGACCTTCGCGGCGGCGCCGGTGACGATTGCGCCGGGCGAGACGGTGACGCTGAAGGCGGCCGAACGCGTGGGCGGGCTGAACTTCTGGAGCTGGGGCTATGGCTATCTCTACGACGTGACGACGACCCTCGAAGTGGACGGCCACGTCGTGGACCGCGTCGTGACGCGCACCGGTTTTCGCAAGACCGCGTTTGGCCACGGCATGGTGACGCTGAACGACCGCGTGCTGCAGATGCACGGGTACGCGCAGCGCACCTCGAACGAGTGGCCGGCGGTGGGGCTCTCGGTGCCGCCGTGGCTGAGCGACTTCAGCAACCGGCTGATGGTCGAGAGCGGCGGCAATCTCGTGCGCTGGATGCACATCACCCCGTGGAAGCAGGACGTTGAGTCCTGCGACCGCGTGGGCCTGATCCAGGCGATGCCGGCCGGCGATGCGGAGAAGGACGCGAGCGGCCGCTCCTGGGAGCTGCGCGTGGAGCTGATGCGCGATGCGATCATCTACAACCGGAACAACCCGAGCGTCCTGTTCTACGAGTGCGGCAACAATGAGATCAGCGAGGCGCACATGGCGCAGATGGAGGCGCTGCGGGACACGTTCGACCCGCATGGCGGCCGGGCGATCGGCGCGCGCAACATGCTCGGCAGCCAGGTCGCGGAGTACGGCGGCGAGATGCTCTACATCAATAAGAGCGCGCGGCAGCCGTTCTGGGCGATGGAGTACTCGCGGGACGAAGGCCTGCGGAAGTACTGGGATGAATTCTCGCCGCCGTATCACAAGGACGGCGACGGGCCGCAGCATCGCGGGCAGGACGCCGGCGCGTACAACCGGAACCAGGATTCGCACGCGATCGAGAACGTCACCCGCTGGTACGACTACTGGCGCGAGCGGCCGGGCACCGGGGCGCGCGTGAGCTCGGGCGGCGTGAACATCGTCTTTTCCGACACCAACACGCACCACCGCGGCGCGGAGAACTACCGTCGCAGCGGCGAGGTCGACGCGATGCGGCTGCCGAAGGACGGATTCTACGCGCACCGCGTGATGTGGGACGCGTGGGTCGACGTGGAGCGGCCGGCGGCGCACATCCTCGGGCACTGGAATTACGCACCCGGGGTGCGGAAAAACGTGTATGTGGTGTCGAGCGCCGAGGCGGTGGAGCTGTTCCTGAACGGGCAGTCGCTCGGCCGGGGTCAGCCGCGGGACCGGTTCCTGTTCACCTTCGAAAACGTGGCGTGGGCGCCGGGGAGACTCGTGGCGGTCGGGCTCGATGCCGCGGGCCGGCGCGTGTGCGCGGCCGAAGTGCAGACCGCCGGCGAACCGGCGGCGCTGCGGTTGCAGGCGATCACGAGTCCGCTCGGCCTGCGCGCCGACGGCGCGGACATGGCGCTGGTGGACGTCGAGGTCGTCGACGCGGAGGGGCGGCGCTGCCCGACGGCGTTGAACCTGGTGAGCTTTGAGCTGGAAGGCCCGGTGGAGTGGCGCGGCGGCATCGCGCAAGGACCGGACAACTACATTCTCGCGCGCACCCTGCCGGTGGAGTGCGGGGTGAACCGCGTGCTCGTGCGCTCGACCCCGCACGCCGGCCGGATCGTGGTCCGGGCCTCCGCGGCGGGCCTGAAGCCGGCGGGGGTTGAGTTCGCATCGCATGCGGTGGCGGTCAGTGGCGGGCTGGCGCGGACGCTGCCGGCAGCCGGGCTCCCGGGATACCTCGG
The Opitutus sp. ER46 genome window above contains:
- a CDS encoding sugar-binding domain-containing protein, which translates into the protein MIRSLLARSAFGLWLAGAPLAAHAVERTAYDFNPDWRLHVGDPERAAAADFDDAHWRQVTLPRAWNEDDAFRKDIAELPTGVAWYRKTFVLPADAADAKVFLEFEGVRQGGEFYVNGQWIGRHENGAMAVGFDVSRFVRPAPATNVVAVRTDNAWDYREQATKQRFQWSDRNFNANYGGIPKNVRLHVADRLYQTLPLYSHLGTTGVYVYAGDIDVTGRAATVTAESQVRNERATAQSVRYGVTVAETDGRVVRTFAAAPVTIAPGETVTLKAAERVGGLNFWSWGYGYLYDVTTTLEVDGHVVDRVVTRTGFRKTAFGHGMVTLNDRVLQMHGYAQRTSNEWPAVGLSVPPWLSDFSNRLMVESGGNLVRWMHITPWKQDVESCDRVGLIQAMPAGDAEKDASGRSWELRVELMRDAIIYNRNNPSVLFYECGNNEISEAHMAQMEALRDTFDPHGGRAIGARNMLGSQVAEYGGEMLYINKSARQPFWAMEYSRDEGLRKYWDEFSPPYHKDGDGPQHRGQDAGAYNRNQDSHAIENVTRWYDYWRERPGTGARVSSGGVNIVFSDTNTHHRGAENYRRSGEVDAMRLPKDGFYAHRVMWDAWVDVERPAAHILGHWNYAPGVRKNVYVVSSAEAVELFLNGQSLGRGQPRDRFLFTFENVAWAPGRLVAVGLDAAGRRVCAAEVQTAGEPAALRLQAITSPLGLRADGADMALVDVEVVDAEGRRCPTALNLVSFELEGPVEWRGGIAQGPDNYILARTLPVECGVNRVLVRSTPHAGRIVVRASAAGLKPAGVEFASHAVAVSGGLARTLPAAGLPGYLGRGPTPAGASFVPSRMPVAVQRVTAGANADKAAASCDDNENTAWANGDDLATAWIEYEFARDVRLTETTLKLTGWRQRSYAIRITVDGTEVFRGDTPKTLGYVTLPLKPAPGRRLKLELLAAGTNKEAFALSEMARKENASTGADRLGANTLSIIEAEFYEAAR